A genomic region of Brevibacillus sp. JNUCC-41 contains the following coding sequences:
- the purU gene encoding formyltetrahydrofolate deformylase — protein sequence MYHVVNVNRAKLLISCPEKPGIISAVSNLLLENRANVVHFDQHTTDPQAGMFFMRIEFDLNDFDASYAKLEEDLHVLAQAYAMEWSLSGNNKRKRMAIFVSKMDHCLMELIWRWKSNELPVEIPMVISNHPDLKKIVESYGIPYYHIPLAHETKQQAEQKAIGLLKGKVDFIALARYMQILSPAFVSEFPNQIINIHHSFLPAFVGANPYARAYNRGVKLIGATAHYVTNDLDEGPIIQQDVKRVNHRHTIEELKVTGSHVERQVLAQAVSWHIEDRVIIHGNKTIVFE from the coding sequence TTGTATCATGTAGTGAATGTTAATCGTGCTAAATTATTAATATCTTGTCCAGAGAAACCAGGTATTATCTCGGCCGTATCTAACCTTTTATTAGAAAACAGAGCAAATGTTGTTCATTTTGACCAACATACTACGGATCCACAAGCTGGTATGTTTTTTATGAGAATCGAATTTGATTTAAACGACTTTGATGCTTCCTATGCAAAACTGGAAGAGGACTTACATGTGCTAGCCCAGGCTTATGCGATGGAATGGAGCTTAAGCGGCAATAATAAAAGAAAACGAATGGCTATCTTTGTATCCAAAATGGATCACTGTCTTATGGAGCTTATATGGCGTTGGAAATCGAATGAACTTCCAGTGGAAATTCCGATGGTGATCAGTAATCATCCTGATTTAAAAAAAATAGTAGAAAGTTATGGCATACCATATTATCATATTCCTTTAGCTCATGAAACGAAGCAACAAGCAGAACAGAAAGCAATAGGTCTATTGAAAGGGAAAGTAGACTTTATTGCCTTGGCTAGATATATGCAAATTCTTTCCCCTGCCTTTGTATCGGAGTTCCCAAATCAAATTATTAACATTCATCATTCTTTCTTACCGGCGTTTGTCGGTGCTAATCCTTATGCGAGGGCCTATAACCGTGGTGTAAAGTTAATTGGGGCAACTGCTCATTATGTTACGAATGATCTTGATGAAGGACCCATTATTCAGCAAGATGTAAAGCGGGTGAATCATAGACATACAATCGAAGAATTAAAGGTTACCGGAAGTCATGTGGAAAGACAGGTTCTTGCCCAAGCTGTTTCTTGGCATATTGAAGACAGAGTTATTATTCATGGTAATAAAACAATCGTGTTTGAGTGA
- the sdaAB gene encoding L-serine ammonia-lyase, iron-sulfur-dependent subunit beta gives MKYRSAFDIIGPVMIGPSSSHTAGAARIGRVARTLFGKQPKKAIISLYGSFAKTYRGHGTDVAVVGGILDFDTDDERIPASLTIAEEVGMEVTFTIEDTVMDHPNTVKIKLFDVDKELELVGISIGGGTIEITELNTFKLKLSGENPAILVVHNDVFGIISSVSTVLANHEINIGHMEVSRKEKGQMALMVIEVDQKIKSDVMKEIEGLENVSQVIRMVE, from the coding sequence ATGAAATACAGATCTGCATTCGATATAATCGGTCCCGTCATGATTGGACCTTCAAGCTCACATACAGCAGGAGCTGCCAGAATTGGCAGAGTAGCACGGACATTATTCGGAAAGCAACCGAAGAAAGCCATCATTTCTTTATATGGATCTTTTGCAAAAACATACAGGGGACACGGTACGGATGTCGCTGTCGTAGGCGGGATATTGGATTTTGATACGGATGATGAACGAATCCCTGCCTCTTTAACGATTGCGGAAGAAGTTGGTATGGAAGTTACCTTTACAATCGAGGATACGGTGATGGATCATCCTAATACAGTCAAGATCAAGCTGTTCGACGTAGATAAGGAATTGGAACTTGTTGGGATCTCCATTGGCGGCGGAACGATAGAAATAACGGAATTGAATACGTTCAAGCTTAAATTGTCGGGTGAAAACCCAGCCATTTTAGTCGTGCATAACGATGTATTCGGAATCATATCTTCCGTTTCGACAGTATTGGCGAATCATGAAATTAACATTGGACATATGGAAGTTTCACGAAAAGAAAAAGGTCAAATGGCCCTCATGGTGATTGAAGTCGATCAGAAAATCAAGAGCGATGTCATGAAGGAAATTGAAGGATTGGAAAACGTGTCGCAAGTCATAAGGATGGTTGAATGA
- the sdaAA gene encoding L-serine ammonia-lyase, iron-sulfur-dependent, subunit alpha, whose protein sequence is MFRNVAELVELAESKKVKIAEIMILQEMEFSSLSREQIIEKMDRNLTVMEQAVERGLKGVQSVTGLTGGDAVLLQNYIKSGKALAGNLLLDAVSKAVATNEVNAAMGMICATPTAGSAGVVPGTLFAVKEKLNPTRAEMIEFLFTSAAFGFVVANNASISGAAGGCQAEVGSASGMAAAAIVELAGGTPSQAAEAMAITLKNMLGLVCDPVAGLVEVPCVKRNAMGASNAITAADMALAGITSRIPCDEVIDAMYKIGLTMPVALRETAEGGLAATPTGRRLAKEIFGSYK, encoded by the coding sequence ATGTTCCGAAATGTAGCAGAGTTGGTTGAACTTGCTGAAAGTAAAAAAGTAAAAATCGCGGAAATCATGATTTTACAAGAAATGGAGTTCTCAAGCCTTTCGAGAGAACAGATCATCGAAAAGATGGACAGGAATTTGACAGTGATGGAACAAGCGGTGGAAAGAGGCCTGAAAGGTGTGCAATCCGTGACAGGCCTAACGGGCGGGGATGCCGTTCTTTTGCAAAATTATATCAAGTCGGGCAAGGCGCTCGCAGGCAATTTATTATTGGATGCCGTCAGTAAAGCTGTTGCGACGAACGAAGTGAATGCCGCAATGGGAATGATTTGTGCCACTCCGACTGCCGGTTCGGCAGGCGTTGTTCCCGGGACATTATTTGCCGTGAAAGAAAAATTAAACCCGACCCGAGCAGAGATGATTGAATTTCTTTTCACTTCCGCTGCCTTCGGTTTCGTGGTTGCAAACAACGCTTCCATTTCTGGAGCGGCTGGTGGCTGCCAAGCAGAAGTGGGCTCGGCAAGTGGAATGGCCGCGGCTGCGATAGTAGAACTGGCCGGCGGTACGCCAAGCCAAGCTGCAGAAGCGATGGCGATCACATTGAAAAATATGCTTGGACTGGTTTGTGATCCAGTGGCTGGATTGGTCGAAGTTCCTTGCGTGAAACGTAACGCAATGGGTGCCTCCAACGCGATAACGGCAGCTGATATGGCACTTGCAGGCATTACGAGCCGCATTCCATGTGACGAAGTGATCGATGCCATGTATAAAATAGGATTGACCATGCCGGTTGCACTTCGCGAAACAGCAGAGGGCGGGCTGGCTGCGACTCCTACTGGGCGTAGATTGGCAAAGGAAATTTTCGGTTCATATAAATAA
- a CDS encoding MerR family transcriptional regulator, with the protein MVKLKEKLTISEMAKLRGMTAETLRHYDRIDLFKPQYIDPNSGYRYYSIFQYEVLGTIKELRQLGMSTDEIKDYFNERNFSKSLDILKAKHADLVSKLNELTDLEENIREKIVYLDHVAREKELQTVMFREIGRRKLITLNEKINNNLELCYGVIRLENMLAEKTPILASNRLGILIQEADLRAKRFEEPSVIFVVAKSKEKIPKQYQRIVPAGLFACTRYNGELLWNRSESLSKILDYLDEGGYQITGDALQIMHVDITITDKPNEITFEIQVPVQKV; encoded by the coding sequence GTGGTTAAACTGAAAGAAAAACTAACCATCAGTGAGATGGCAAAGTTAAGAGGGATGACGGCGGAGACCTTGCGCCACTATGATCGGATTGACTTATTCAAGCCGCAATATATCGATCCAAACTCGGGGTATCGCTACTATTCTATTTTCCAGTACGAGGTTTTAGGTACCATTAAAGAGTTAAGGCAACTTGGAATGAGTACGGACGAAATAAAGGATTATTTCAATGAACGCAATTTTAGTAAGTCTTTGGACATTCTTAAAGCAAAGCACGCGGATCTTGTTTCAAAACTGAACGAATTAACAGACTTGGAGGAAAACATCCGGGAAAAAATTGTATATTTGGATCACGTAGCAAGAGAAAAGGAACTTCAAACGGTTATGTTTCGTGAAATAGGACGCAGAAAGTTAATTACATTGAATGAAAAAATCAATAATAATTTGGAACTTTGTTATGGTGTTATCAGGCTAGAAAATATGCTTGCTGAGAAGACACCGATTCTGGCCAGTAACAGACTAGGGATTCTCATCCAGGAAGCAGATCTTAGAGCTAAACGTTTTGAAGAACCATCAGTCATTTTTGTTGTGGCAAAAAGTAAAGAAAAAATACCAAAACAGTACCAACGGATCGTTCCGGCTGGGTTATTTGCGTGTACCCGTTATAACGGAGAATTACTATGGAACCGAAGTGAAAGCTTGAGTAAAATATTGGATTATCTTGATGAAGGTGGTTATCAAATTACCGGCGATGCGCTGCAAATTATGCATGTTGATATTACGATCACAGATAAACCAAACGAGATTACCTTTGAAATTCAAGTTCCCGTTCAAAAGGTCTGA
- a CDS encoding APC family permease translates to MERKKLVRTLTLSQVVFLGIAWNNPMVFFNTYGIATVTSHGVITGAYIIAFLAILFTALSYGKMAKAYPISGSAYTFTQKSINSEVGFLVGWTIMLDYILTPMVTCLMSTVFLNAVFPGIPHYVWIILLTAIIVVPSILGVTISASTSKIFVIAQIIFVCFFWLLTVKSLIEGVGTGTLFSSKPLLNSDVPLSVILAGASILCFSFLGFDSLTTLSEETINPEKTIPKAIIIMLLFTGILYIGSSYLAQLVQPGYSFEHPDSAAMEIAILVGGNVFKSLFITGVIVGNFSSGVAAITSASRVLYAMGRDSVLPKNLFGYIHPKFNTPSHGIIVIGTVSLLGILLTLEQVIKFINFGGLIAFTSVNLSVIAHYFIRNQKRSFNDCIRYLFLPLIGAAFTMWLWSYLEIEALILGGIWVACGLAYLLYMTKFFRKPLPEFHFDEEIIPQEAEDMNEKILSQKVEDF, encoded by the coding sequence ATGGAAAGAAAGAAGCTAGTTAGAACGCTTACTTTGTCACAGGTTGTTTTTTTAGGAATTGCTTGGAATAACCCCATGGTATTTTTTAATACCTATGGAATAGCTACCGTAACCTCACATGGTGTAATTACGGGTGCGTACATTATTGCATTTCTAGCGATACTGTTTACAGCCCTCAGCTATGGAAAGATGGCAAAGGCATATCCTATCTCAGGTTCAGCTTATACATTTACTCAAAAGTCTATTAATTCTGAAGTTGGGTTTCTTGTAGGTTGGACAATTATGCTTGATTATATTTTAACACCTATGGTGACGTGCTTGATGTCCACTGTCTTTTTAAATGCAGTGTTTCCGGGGATTCCGCATTATGTGTGGATTATTCTTTTGACTGCTATCATAGTGGTACCGAGCATACTAGGTGTAACGATATCAGCATCCACAAGTAAAATTTTTGTTATTGCTCAAATCATTTTCGTTTGTTTTTTCTGGCTATTAACCGTCAAAAGTTTAATAGAAGGAGTAGGGACAGGCACTCTTTTCTCAAGTAAACCATTGTTAAATTCAGATGTTCCCTTGTCCGTTATCTTAGCAGGAGCTTCGATTCTTTGTTTTAGTTTCCTTGGTTTTGACTCACTTACTACCTTGTCAGAAGAAACAATTAATCCCGAAAAAACGATCCCAAAAGCTATTATCATAATGCTTTTGTTTACAGGGATCTTGTACATTGGCTCTTCCTACTTAGCACAATTGGTGCAGCCAGGCTATTCATTCGAACACCCTGATTCTGCAGCCATGGAAATCGCAATACTTGTTGGAGGAAACGTATTTAAATCATTATTTATTACTGGAGTAATTGTTGGGAACTTTTCTTCGGGAGTTGCTGCAATTACAAGTGCATCACGTGTGTTATATGCCATGGGACGGGATTCTGTATTGCCTAAAAATCTATTTGGTTATATTCATCCAAAATTTAATACACCGTCACACGGCATTATCGTGATAGGCACAGTTTCTTTACTAGGTATCTTGTTGACCTTGGAGCAAGTCATCAAGTTTATCAATTTTGGAGGGCTCATTGCTTTTACATCCGTTAATCTATCTGTCATCGCACATTATTTTATTAGAAATCAGAAACGTTCTTTTAACGACTGCATACGGTATTTATTTTTACCGCTCATAGGTGCAGCATTTACTATGTGGTTATGGTCATATTTAGAAATAGAGGCTTTGATCCTTGGAGGCATCTGGGTCGCATGCGGCTTGGCATATCTTCTTTACATGACAAAATTTTTTCGCAAGCCTCTTCCAGAGTTTCATTTTGATGAAGAGATCATTCCTCAAGAGGCAGAAGATATGAATGAAAAAATTCTTTCCCAAAAGGTAGAAGACTTTTAA
- a CDS encoding aldehyde dehydrogenase family protein → MLKLKKFINGEWMDSLSKQKSQVVNPANGKIIAEAPNGNAEDARMAIDAARTAFDSGIWSDLSASERASYLFIIAEKIEEHASELSQLETANTGKPLKEAEFDIADAADCFRYYAGLVTKPDGQTYPVSGPIQAMVVREPVGVCGLIAPWNFPLLTGAWKIAPALAAGNTIVFKTSEVTPITTTKLFEIIEEVGIPDGVANLVMGGGATVGNELAESDKVDMVSFTGSTSTGRSIMKAAAGNIKNIALELGGKSPNIVFADADFETAVDYALYGIFVNAGQVCNAGSRLLLEESIHDKFIDRLIEKAKKIRVGPGDQPSTQMGALVSEAHMNKVLQYIQLGIEEGAKLVCGGKRITSNGLENGYFVEPTIFVDTKPDMKIVQEEIFGPVLTVQKFKDEAEAIQLANDTPYGLAAGVFSQDGAKALRVIKKIRAGITWVNAYNLAYNEAPWGGYKQSGIGRGLGTFGLDEFSEVKQININLEVEPTKWFDH, encoded by the coding sequence TTGTTGAAGCTGAAAAAGTTTATAAACGGTGAGTGGATGGATTCTTTGAGTAAACAAAAGAGTCAAGTTGTTAACCCCGCAAACGGCAAGATCATTGCGGAGGCTCCCAACGGAAATGCAGAAGATGCCCGGATGGCCATTGATGCGGCACGAACCGCGTTTGATTCCGGGATTTGGTCAGACCTGTCAGCTTCGGAACGGGCTTCCTATTTATTTATAATAGCAGAGAAAATTGAAGAACATGCATCTGAGCTTAGCCAACTTGAAACAGCCAATACCGGAAAACCTCTTAAAGAAGCAGAGTTTGACATTGCGGATGCAGCGGATTGTTTTCGTTATTATGCCGGTTTAGTCACTAAACCGGACGGCCAAACGTATCCTGTTTCCGGTCCTATACAGGCCATGGTTGTTCGAGAGCCTGTGGGGGTATGTGGACTGATTGCTCCGTGGAATTTTCCTTTACTGACTGGAGCTTGGAAAATAGCCCCTGCCCTTGCTGCAGGAAATACGATTGTGTTTAAAACATCCGAGGTTACTCCGATTACGACTACTAAATTATTTGAGATTATCGAAGAAGTTGGCATACCGGATGGCGTTGCAAATCTAGTTATGGGTGGTGGTGCAACAGTAGGAAATGAACTAGCGGAAAGCGATAAAGTTGATATGGTTTCGTTCACTGGCAGTACATCCACAGGCAGAAGCATCATGAAAGCAGCAGCTGGAAATATTAAAAACATTGCACTCGAATTAGGCGGCAAGTCACCTAACATCGTTTTCGCCGATGCGGACTTTGAGACAGCTGTGGATTATGCTTTATATGGGATTTTTGTCAACGCCGGCCAAGTTTGTAATGCGGGATCTCGTTTACTGCTTGAAGAGAGCATTCACGACAAGTTTATCGATAGATTGATAGAGAAAGCGAAAAAGATCCGAGTCGGCCCTGGCGATCAACCGTCTACACAAATGGGTGCCCTTGTCAGTGAAGCACATATGAATAAGGTACTCCAATATATTCAACTTGGCATAGAAGAAGGGGCGAAATTAGTATGCGGCGGCAAACGTATCACAAGCAACGGGCTTGAAAATGGCTATTTTGTTGAGCCGACGATATTTGTTGACACTAAACCTGACATGAAAATTGTTCAGGAAGAAATATTCGGGCCAGTACTTACCGTGCAAAAATTTAAAGATGAAGCGGAGGCCATCCAGCTTGCCAATGATACTCCATACGGCCTCGCAGCAGGTGTATTTTCACAAGACGGTGCGAAGGCTTTACGAGTAATTAAGAAAATAAGAGCCGGAATTACATGGGTTAATGCCTATAATCTAGCCTACAATGAAGCGCCGTGGGGAGGATACAAGCAGAGCGGAATTGGCCGGGGATTAGGAACTTTTGGGTTGGATGAGTTTAGTGAGGTAAAACAAATTAACATTAATTTAGAAGTAGAGCCAACTAAGTGGTTTGATCATTAA